A window from Kovacikia minuta CCNUW1 encodes these proteins:
- a CDS encoding alpha-E domain-containing protein — translation MLSRVADSIYWLNRYVERAENVARFVDVNLNLLLDSPTGMAQQWEPIVLTTGDLPVFKERYGTATADNVIQFLTVDGDYPNSILSCLRAARENARSVREVISSEMWQQVNSFYLMVTEAAQSGTLRDLSSLLRFFEEVKMASHLFAGVMNATMTHNEGWHFGQIGRLLERADKTARILDVKYFILLPSVKDVGSTLDELQWIALLKSASAYEMYRKRGLHRITPMDVAEFLILEQEFPRSIRFCVMQAERSLHQITGTRIGTWQTPVERALGRLRTDLDYLTIEDIFEKGLHEFLDDLQSRMNEVGKKTFETFFALEAVS, via the coding sequence ATGCTCAGTCGTGTCGCTGATTCAATTTACTGGCTTAATCGTTACGTGGAACGGGCTGAAAACGTTGCCCGGTTTGTGGATGTGAATCTGAACCTGTTGCTGGATTCTCCTACAGGAATGGCGCAGCAATGGGAGCCGATCGTGCTCACTACGGGAGATTTGCCGGTATTCAAGGAGCGCTACGGTACGGCTACCGCAGACAACGTGATTCAGTTTTTGACGGTGGATGGGGACTATCCCAATTCAATTCTTTCCTGTCTAAGAGCGGCACGGGAAAATGCTCGATCGGTGCGGGAGGTCATCTCCTCGGAGATGTGGCAGCAGGTGAATTCGTTTTACCTGATGGTGACTGAAGCAGCCCAATCGGGAACGCTGCGCGATCTCTCTAGCCTGCTGCGTTTTTTTGAAGAGGTGAAGATGGCAAGCCATCTGTTTGCCGGAGTGATGAATGCGACCATGACCCATAACGAGGGCTGGCACTTTGGGCAAATTGGCAGGTTGTTGGAGCGGGCGGACAAGACGGCACGGATTCTGGATGTGAAATATTTCATCCTGCTACCCTCGGTAAAGGATGTGGGCAGTACCCTGGATGAGCTACAGTGGATTGCCCTACTGAAGTCTGCCAGTGCCTATGAAATGTACCGCAAGCGCGGTTTACACCGGATTACCCCAATGGATGTAGCGGAGTTTCTGATTTTAGAACAGGAATTTCCCCGTTCGATCCGGTTTTGTGTAATGCAGGCGGAGCGATCGCTGCATCAAATTACGGGAACCCGCATTGGTACCTGGCAAACCCCCGTAGAACGCGCATTGGGAAGACTGCGGACTGATCTGGACTATCTGACGATCGAAGATATTTTCGAGAAAGGTCTGCACGAATTCCTCGACGATTTGCAAAGCCGGATGAACGAAGTTGGGAAAAAGACATTTGAGACTTTTTTTGCGCTGGAAGCAGTTAGCTAA
- a CDS encoding circularly permuted type 2 ATP-grasp protein — MQFNDYEPGDFYDELFVARGQPRPEAVPLIDRINSLSVEEVQRRQQAAQIALFKMGVTFNVYSDGQGTERIFPFDIIPRIVSAQEWETLEQGLKQRIYALNLFIGDVYGEQKILRDSVIPAELIFSATGFLKPCIGLEPPGGIWCHITGTDLVRDRDGRWYVLEDNLRCPSGVSYVLENRRVMKSTFPLVFNTMAIQPVEDYSSHLLETLLNLAPEHLSDPTVVVLTPGIYNSAYFEHSFLAQQMGVELVEGRDLVVQDGYLQMRTTKGLQRVDVVYRRIDDDFIDPLAFRADSLLGVPGLMDVYRSGRVAIANALGTGVADDKVIYSYVPQMIRYYLNEEPILSNVPTYLCWEPQQQKHVLANLDSLVVKAANESGGYGMLVGPHATQQQREEFAERIKATPRNYIAQPTLCLSRVPTLFENHFEGCHVDLRPYILYGKQIYINPGGLTRVALRKGSLVVNSSQGGGSKDTWVVCK, encoded by the coding sequence GTGCAGTTTAACGATTACGAACCAGGGGATTTTTACGACGAGCTTTTTGTCGCCAGAGGTCAACCCCGCCCAGAAGCCGTTCCTCTCATCGATCGGATCAACTCTTTGTCCGTTGAAGAAGTGCAACGACGGCAACAGGCTGCCCAGATTGCATTATTTAAGATGGGAGTGACGTTCAATGTCTACAGTGATGGACAGGGGACGGAACGAATTTTTCCGTTTGATATCATTCCCCGGATTGTTTCAGCCCAGGAATGGGAAACTCTGGAGCAGGGGTTAAAGCAGCGGATTTACGCGCTCAACCTGTTTATTGGAGATGTCTACGGTGAGCAGAAAATCCTGCGGGATAGTGTGATTCCTGCGGAGTTGATTTTTTCGGCGACAGGTTTTCTGAAGCCCTGTATCGGGTTAGAGCCACCGGGTGGAATCTGGTGTCACATTACAGGAACAGACCTGGTGCGCGATCGGGATGGGCGCTGGTATGTCCTGGAGGACAATTTGCGCTGTCCTTCGGGGGTTTCCTACGTGTTAGAGAATCGTCGGGTGATGAAGAGTACATTCCCCCTGGTGTTCAATACCATGGCGATTCAACCGGTGGAGGATTATTCCAGTCATTTATTAGAAACCTTGTTAAATCTAGCTCCAGAGCACTTATCCGATCCAACCGTTGTGGTTCTGACGCCTGGCATCTACAACTCTGCCTATTTCGAACATTCCTTCCTGGCTCAGCAGATGGGGGTGGAGTTGGTGGAAGGGCGAGATCTGGTGGTGCAGGATGGGTATTTGCAAATGCGAACCACAAAAGGTTTGCAACGGGTCGATGTGGTTTACCGCCGGATCGATGATGACTTTATTGATCCCCTAGCTTTCCGAGCAGACTCGCTTCTGGGAGTGCCAGGATTGATGGATGTGTACCGATCGGGGCGGGTGGCGATCGCCAATGCCTTGGGAACTGGGGTGGCAGACGATAAGGTGATTTACTCCTACGTGCCCCAAATGATCCGCTATTACCTGAACGAAGAACCGATTCTGTCGAATGTGCCCACCTATTTGTGCTGGGAACCGCAACAACAGAAGCATGTTCTGGCAAATCTGGACTCTCTGGTGGTCAAAGCAGCCAACGAGTCGGGAGGTTACGGAATGCTGGTCGGACCCCATGCGACTCAGCAGCAACGGGAAGAATTTGCCGAGCGAATTAAAGCGACTCCCCGCAACTACATTGCCCAACCAACCCTCTGCCTATCTCGTGTTCCAACCCTGTTTGAGAATCACTTTGAAGGGTGCCATGTCGATTTGCGTCCGTATATCCTTTATGGAAAACAAATCTATATCAATCCGGGTGGTTTGACCCGTGTTGCCCTCAGAAAAGGCTCCCTCGTTGTCAACTCCTCCCAGGGAGGGGGCAGTAAGGATACATGGGTGGTATGTAAATAG